Proteins from one Diorhabda carinulata isolate Delta chromosome 10, icDioCari1.1, whole genome shotgun sequence genomic window:
- the LOC130898838 gene encoding uncharacterized protein LOC130898838 isoform X3, translating into MEDEYLNEMEGELEHLKKMPNNQDTSTGWERIEKLAKSLKNEKKGPKKLNVTVQHIKNTNNNKKVENVLKVDEGGNEEQLQIPTISESNVCYKKDHVSTIFYDLNEFEHYAEQNMEPILKELNASSTSRSIDEEKHSSLSNIDKECGKNIVVLENVVINNADQDPYLLPTQKINNLDNSTENKEQISYTNDIVLVNELQSFEEVMNILINDLKLYSDNKRLSKRHIKSIENYLVKLNNLHIESHSKQVAKHVDRDTQTEKTVVDIEVQTEVIDMVNSEVQTEDNKYDDMEIETLHDNYDRNSDRNHSIDHFEGITRTNSKISDLPKVIQNHDFGATLELMNFETQEFEKQYQQKIIAAEPGEKNLNMQQQERIKSPSTMNFDNIDQKENPQDKTKDLLESNITNKRSQNPKRRLSDSDSSDVLAVPKKRCNRFIRDDLSVEFDSLENPHKQTKNRTDVFIDSDDDNNEDYLDKVLKKYENLTSPLPQYRKENSSMGIVTRSNENINSGKSVQQSSKSEHEENLSRLENDLKETESSDIIDETENIGPSIKKTKLPNEGNDSPVKPTKSTYCQELEDSFDEMNFANIPIENLKKKESEEDLFSDDDYVETTPPQQQQRETCGTRSLTAVANLMTRYTALDDVDKEIIENFDTNFAPLSPPPGFEDDKNTTAPEEVTVIDLNDTKIDREKESNKLSANEIIKDKTEPRISKMVTSTPGKYFRLHVDRRKMLHSTPISQNTFSTDTLGFSPILEEKSAYEKALKSNTLISNISQESPRNRNLLTSSPKQKSILNYIKQSQTCNSNLLERKPCIACTRLSKDQVQNISLLTNKKLATYSPKFTNSVTHMIVTADDRMRIKDYTMKFVSAVASGIWVLGFEWIQECLRTNSIVPEEPYEVLDDAGHTGPKMARLTRLEQPLFKNYIFYCVSPLYSTTVEDVEELINRLGGTVVKNLENLKKNVGGINLIITEGRSTQDFEIYERWLEKYEVVTVDIEWLSRSVGRYKILSVRPYLWCSDDNIEKLGYPIDLIENTCSLSEPF; encoded by the exons ATGGaagatgaatatttaaatgaaatggaagGTGAGCtagaacatttgaaaaaaatgccCAATAATCAGGATACGTCAACAGGTTGGGAGAGGATTGAAAAATTAGCGAAAagtttaaaaaacgaaaaaaaggGACCTAAAAAACTCAATGTCACTGtacaacatattaaaaatacCAATAATAACAAGAAGgttgaaaatgtattaaaagtGGATGAGGGTGGAAATGAGGAACAG ttGCAGATACCAACAATCTCTGAATCCAATGTTTGCTACAAAAAAGATCAtgtatctacaattttttatgatttaaatgAGTTTGAACATTATGCAGAACAAAATATGGAGCCAATTCTAAAGGAATTGAATGCTTCAAGTACTTCGCGAAGCATAGATGAAGAAAAACACTCAAGCTTATCCAATATTGATAAAGAATGTGGGAAAAACATAGTGGTACTAGAAAATGTTGTTATTAACAATGCAGACCAGGATCCTTATTTATTACcgacacaaaaaataaataatttagataacAGTACAGAAAACAAAGAACAAATAAGTTACACAAATGATATAGTACTGGTAAATGAGTTACAAAGTTTTGAAGAGGTTATGAATATACTAATTAACGATTTAAAATTGTATTCAGACAATAAACGATTATCCAAGAGACATAtaaaaagtatcgaaaactatttagttaaattgaacaatttaCATATTGAATCACATTCTAAACAAGTAGCGAAACATGTTGATCGAGATACTCAAACTGAAAAAACTGTCGTCGATATTGAAGTACAAACCGAAGTTATTGATATGGTGAACTCCGAAGTCCAAACTGAAGATAACAAATATGATGATATGGAAATAGAGACACTGCATGACAATTACGATCGAAATAGTGATAGAAATCATTCTATTGATCATTTTGAAGGTATCACTAGAACAAATAGCAAAATAAGTGATTTACCCAAAGTAATACAAAATCATGATTTTGGGGCCACTCTTGAGCTCATGAATTTCGAAACGCAAGAATTTGAAAAGCAATATCAGCAAAAAATTATAGCGGCAGAACCAggggaaaaaaatttaaacatgcAACAGCAGGAAAGGATCAAGAGTCCTAGCACTATGAACTTTGATAATA TTGATCAGAAGGAAAATCCTCAAGATAAGACGAAGGATCTATTAGAAAGTAACATAACAAACAAGCGTAGTCAAAATCCGAAAAGACGTTTATCAGATAGCGATTCCTCTGATGTATTAGCCGTACCTAAGAAACGTTGTAATCGATTTATTAGAGACGATCTGTCCGTGGAATTCGACTCGTTGGAAAATCCACACAAACAGACGAAAAACAGGACAGATGTTTTTATCGATAGCGACGATGACAATAACGAG GATTATTTGGATAAAGTGctgaagaaatatgaaaatctcACTTCTCCATTGCCGCAATATCGGAAAGAAAATTCAAGTATGGGAATAGTTACTCGTTCGAATGAGAACATAAATTCTGGTAAATCTGTTCAACAATCCAGTAAATCCGAACACGAGGAAAATTTGTCGAGattagaaaatgatttaaaagaaacTGAATCTTCGGATATAATAGATGAAACTGAGAATATTGGACCGAGTATTAAAAAGACTAAATTACCCAATGAAGGTAACGATAGTCCCGTTAAACCTACAAAGTCTACTTATTGTCAAGAATTAGAAGATAGTTTCGACGAGATGAATTTTGCTAATATTcctattgaaaatttaaaaaagaaggaGAGTGAAGAGGATTTGTTTTCCGATGATGATTACGTTGAAACTACTCCGCCGCAGCAACAACAACGAGAAACTTGTGGAACAAG ATCTCTGACCGCTGTAGCAAATCTGATGACCCGTTACACTGCTTTAGATGATGTAGATAaagaaattatcgaaaatttcGATACGAACTTTGCTCCGCTTTCTCCGCCCCCTGGTTTTGAAGACGATAAAAATACTACAGCTCCAGAAGAAGTAACCGTAATCGATTTAAACGATACAAAAATCGATCGAGAAAAAGAGTCAAATAAACTATCggcaaatgaaataattaaagataAAACGGAACCAAGAATATCTAAAATGGTAACTAGTACTCCTGGTAAATATTTTCGGTTACACGTAGATAGACGGAAAATGTTACATAGTACGCCGATTTCACAAAATACTTTCTCTACAGACACTTTGG GTTTTTCACcgatattagaagaaaaaagtgcGTACGAAAAAGCATTAAAAAGCAACACATTAATATCGAATATAAGTCAGGAAAGCCCGCGCAATCGTAATCTCTTAACAAGCTCTCCGAAACAGAAAAGTATATTGAACTACATCAAACAATCACAAACTTGTAATTCAAATCTTCTCGAACGAAAACCGTGCATAGCATGCACTAGATTAAGCAAAGATCaagtacaaaatatttctcttttgaCCAATAAGAAGTTAGCTACTTACAGTCCTAAATTTACCAATTCAGTTACTCACATGATCGTTACTGCTGATGACAGAATGCGAATAAAAGATTACACTATGAAATTCGTATCGGCCGTTGCTTCAGGAATTTGGGTTTTAGGATTCGAATGGATACAAGAATGTTTGAGAACGAACAGCATCGTACCAGAA GAGCCTTATGAAGTTTTAGACGATGCTGGACATACCGGACCAAAAATGGCTAGATTGACACGACTGGAACAACCCCtatttaaaaactatatattttattgcgtGAGTCCTCTTTATTCTACAACAGTGGAAGATGTCGAG GAATTGATTAACAGACTTGGCGGCACAGTGGTtaaaaatctagaaaatctgaaaaaaaacgTTGGAGGAATCAATTTAATCATAACTGAAGGAAGATCTACGCAGGATTTTGAAATTTACGAAA gaTGGCTGGAAAAATATGAAGTGGTTACTGTAGATATTGAATGGTTAAGTAGATCTGTGGGACGTTACAAAATTCTTAGCGTGAGACCCTACTTATGGTGTTCTGATGATAACATAGAAAAACTTGGATACCCCATTGACTTGATAGAAAATACTTGTTCACTTTCAGAACCATTTTAG
- the LOC130898838 gene encoding uncharacterized protein LOC130898838 isoform X2, translating to MTPLVTDQKYIDPFGQLGLENNQIGKINKEDDIVNKAKEKVLLQIMEDEYLNEMEGELEHLKKMPNNQDTSTGWERIEKLAKSLKNEKKGPKKLNVTVQHIKNTNNNKKVENVLKVDEGGNEEQLQIPTISESNVCYKKDHVSTIFYDLNEFEHYAEQNMEPILKELNASSTSRSIDEEKHSSLSNIDKECGKNIVVLENVVINNADQDPYLLPTQKINNLDNSTENKEQISYTNDIVLVNELQSFEEVMNILINDLKLYSDNKRLSKRHIKSIENYLVKLNNLHIESHSKQVAKHVDRDTQTEKTVVDIEVQTEVIDMVNSEVQTEDNKYDDMEIETLHDNYDRNSDRNHSIDHFEGITRTNSKISDLPKVIQNHDFGATLELMNFETQEFEKQYQQKIIAAEPGEKNLNMQQQERIKSPSTMNFDNIDQKENPQDKTKDLLESNITNKRSQNPKRRLSDSDSSDVLAVPKKRCNRFIRDDLSVEFDSLENPHKQTKNRTDVFIDSDDDNNEDYLDKVLKKYENLTSPLPQYRKENSSMGIVTRSNENINSGKSVQQSSKSEHEENLSRLENDLKETESSDIIDETENIGPSIKKTKLPNEGNDSPVKPTKSTYCQELEDSFDEMNFANIPIENLKKKESEEDLFSDDDYVETTPPQQQQRETCGTRSLTAVANLMTRYTALDDVDKEIIENFDTNFAPLSPPPGFEDDKNTTAPEEVTVIDLNDTKIDREKESNKLSANEIIKDKTEPRISKMVTSTPGKYFRLHVDRRKMLHSTPISQNTFSTDTLGFSPILEEKSAYEKALKSNTLISNISQESPRNRNLLTSSPKQKSILNYIKQSQTCNSNLLERKPCIACTRLSKDQVQNISLLTNKKLATYSPKFTNSVTHMIVTADDRMRIKDYTMKFVSAVASGIWVLGFEWIQECLRTNSIVPEEPYEVLDDAGHTGPKMARLTRLEQPLFKNYIFYCVSPLYSTTVEDVEELINRLGGTVVKNLENLKKNVGGINLIITEGRSTQDFEIYERWLEKYEVVTVDIEWLSRSVGRYKILSVRPYLWCSDDNIEKLGYPIDLIENTCSLSEPF from the exons GG gaTTAGAAAACAATCAGATCGGGAAAATTAATAAGGAAGATGATATAGTTAATAAAGCCAAAGAAAAAGTTCTATTACAAATTATGGaagatgaatatttaaatgaaatggaagGTGAGCtagaacatttgaaaaaaatgccCAATAATCAGGATACGTCAACAGGTTGGGAGAGGATTGAAAAATTAGCGAAAagtttaaaaaacgaaaaaaaggGACCTAAAAAACTCAATGTCACTGtacaacatattaaaaatacCAATAATAACAAGAAGgttgaaaatgtattaaaagtGGATGAGGGTGGAAATGAGGAACAG ttGCAGATACCAACAATCTCTGAATCCAATGTTTGCTACAAAAAAGATCAtgtatctacaattttttatgatttaaatgAGTTTGAACATTATGCAGAACAAAATATGGAGCCAATTCTAAAGGAATTGAATGCTTCAAGTACTTCGCGAAGCATAGATGAAGAAAAACACTCAAGCTTATCCAATATTGATAAAGAATGTGGGAAAAACATAGTGGTACTAGAAAATGTTGTTATTAACAATGCAGACCAGGATCCTTATTTATTACcgacacaaaaaataaataatttagataacAGTACAGAAAACAAAGAACAAATAAGTTACACAAATGATATAGTACTGGTAAATGAGTTACAAAGTTTTGAAGAGGTTATGAATATACTAATTAACGATTTAAAATTGTATTCAGACAATAAACGATTATCCAAGAGACATAtaaaaagtatcgaaaactatttagttaaattgaacaatttaCATATTGAATCACATTCTAAACAAGTAGCGAAACATGTTGATCGAGATACTCAAACTGAAAAAACTGTCGTCGATATTGAAGTACAAACCGAAGTTATTGATATGGTGAACTCCGAAGTCCAAACTGAAGATAACAAATATGATGATATGGAAATAGAGACACTGCATGACAATTACGATCGAAATAGTGATAGAAATCATTCTATTGATCATTTTGAAGGTATCACTAGAACAAATAGCAAAATAAGTGATTTACCCAAAGTAATACAAAATCATGATTTTGGGGCCACTCTTGAGCTCATGAATTTCGAAACGCAAGAATTTGAAAAGCAATATCAGCAAAAAATTATAGCGGCAGAACCAggggaaaaaaatttaaacatgcAACAGCAGGAAAGGATCAAGAGTCCTAGCACTATGAACTTTGATAATA TTGATCAGAAGGAAAATCCTCAAGATAAGACGAAGGATCTATTAGAAAGTAACATAACAAACAAGCGTAGTCAAAATCCGAAAAGACGTTTATCAGATAGCGATTCCTCTGATGTATTAGCCGTACCTAAGAAACGTTGTAATCGATTTATTAGAGACGATCTGTCCGTGGAATTCGACTCGTTGGAAAATCCACACAAACAGACGAAAAACAGGACAGATGTTTTTATCGATAGCGACGATGACAATAACGAG GATTATTTGGATAAAGTGctgaagaaatatgaaaatctcACTTCTCCATTGCCGCAATATCGGAAAGAAAATTCAAGTATGGGAATAGTTACTCGTTCGAATGAGAACATAAATTCTGGTAAATCTGTTCAACAATCCAGTAAATCCGAACACGAGGAAAATTTGTCGAGattagaaaatgatttaaaagaaacTGAATCTTCGGATATAATAGATGAAACTGAGAATATTGGACCGAGTATTAAAAAGACTAAATTACCCAATGAAGGTAACGATAGTCCCGTTAAACCTACAAAGTCTACTTATTGTCAAGAATTAGAAGATAGTTTCGACGAGATGAATTTTGCTAATATTcctattgaaaatttaaaaaagaaggaGAGTGAAGAGGATTTGTTTTCCGATGATGATTACGTTGAAACTACTCCGCCGCAGCAACAACAACGAGAAACTTGTGGAACAAG ATCTCTGACCGCTGTAGCAAATCTGATGACCCGTTACACTGCTTTAGATGATGTAGATAaagaaattatcgaaaatttcGATACGAACTTTGCTCCGCTTTCTCCGCCCCCTGGTTTTGAAGACGATAAAAATACTACAGCTCCAGAAGAAGTAACCGTAATCGATTTAAACGATACAAAAATCGATCGAGAAAAAGAGTCAAATAAACTATCggcaaatgaaataattaaagataAAACGGAACCAAGAATATCTAAAATGGTAACTAGTACTCCTGGTAAATATTTTCGGTTACACGTAGATAGACGGAAAATGTTACATAGTACGCCGATTTCACAAAATACTTTCTCTACAGACACTTTGG GTTTTTCACcgatattagaagaaaaaagtgcGTACGAAAAAGCATTAAAAAGCAACACATTAATATCGAATATAAGTCAGGAAAGCCCGCGCAATCGTAATCTCTTAACAAGCTCTCCGAAACAGAAAAGTATATTGAACTACATCAAACAATCACAAACTTGTAATTCAAATCTTCTCGAACGAAAACCGTGCATAGCATGCACTAGATTAAGCAAAGATCaagtacaaaatatttctcttttgaCCAATAAGAAGTTAGCTACTTACAGTCCTAAATTTACCAATTCAGTTACTCACATGATCGTTACTGCTGATGACAGAATGCGAATAAAAGATTACACTATGAAATTCGTATCGGCCGTTGCTTCAGGAATTTGGGTTTTAGGATTCGAATGGATACAAGAATGTTTGAGAACGAACAGCATCGTACCAGAA GAGCCTTATGAAGTTTTAGACGATGCTGGACATACCGGACCAAAAATGGCTAGATTGACACGACTGGAACAACCCCtatttaaaaactatatattttattgcgtGAGTCCTCTTTATTCTACAACAGTGGAAGATGTCGAG GAATTGATTAACAGACTTGGCGGCACAGTGGTtaaaaatctagaaaatctgaaaaaaaacgTTGGAGGAATCAATTTAATCATAACTGAAGGAAGATCTACGCAGGATTTTGAAATTTACGAAA gaTGGCTGGAAAAATATGAAGTGGTTACTGTAGATATTGAATGGTTAAGTAGATCTGTGGGACGTTACAAAATTCTTAGCGTGAGACCCTACTTATGGTGTTCTGATGATAACATAGAAAAACTTGGATACCCCATTGACTTGATAGAAAATACTTGTTCACTTTCAGAACCATTTTAG